The window GATGCGCTCCGAGACCACGCCGCCGAGCTCGACGCCGAAAGCGAGGATGCCGACAGCCCGTCGGACGACTGGGTGGTCGGGTTCCGGTACGACGAGAGCGCGTGGGACGCCGACCGCCCCCTCACCCGCGAGGATCTCGACGCCGTAAGCGAAGACCGACCCGTCGCCGTCTTCCGGATCGACGTCCACAGCGCCTCGCTGAACGGGGCAGCGCTGGAGCGACTTCGCGACGACCTCCCCGAGAGCGACGTCCGCACCGAGAGCGGCGATCCGACTGGCGTGATCGTCGAGGACGCGCTGGACGTGCTCTGGGAGCACGTCGCGCCCGATCGTGAGGACGCCCGCGAGCTGCTGGTCGCCGCCCAGGAGCGCGCCCACCGGCTCGGCGTCACCGGCGTCCACGACATGGTGCGGAACACGACTCTGCCGTGGGCCTACCGCGCGCTGGATCGGGAGGACTGCCTGCGCCTGCGCGTCCGACTCAACTACTGGGCGGACCACCTCGACGCCGTCTCGGAGGCCGGCCTCGCGCCCGGCGCCGGCAGCGAGTTCGTCCGGACGGGCGCGATCAAGAGCTACACCGACGGCGCGATCGGCAGCCACACCGCCAGGCTGGGCGAGCCGTACGACGACAACCCGGAGGAGCATGGCCAGTGGGTGATCGAACCGGACGAGCTACGGGAAATCGTCGCGGACGCCGCAGCGTCCGACTTCCCGGTCGCCGCCCACGCGATCGGCGACGCCGCCATCGACGCCGCGCTGGACGCCTTCGAGAACGCCGACGCCGCCCTGGAGGATCCGAACCGGCGTTACCGGATCGAGCACGCCGAACTGGCCGACGACGAGCAGATCGACCGGATGGCCGCTGCGGGCGTCGTCGCCTCGGCCCAGCCGAACTTCCTCCAGTGGGCCGGCGAGGGCGGGCTGTACGACCGCCGCCTCGGCGTCGAGCGGCGCAAGCGGGCCGACCGGTTCCGGCGCTGGCTCGACGCCGGCGTCCCGGTGGCGTTCGGGAGCGACTGTATGCCGATGGACCCCCTCTACGGCGTCGATCAGGCGGTGAACGCGCCGACCGACGCCCAGCGCATCTCGGTGACGGAAGCGCTGCGAGCCTACACCTACGGCGGCGCGTTCGCGGCGGGCGACGAGGACAGGCTGGGGACGATCGAAGTCGGCAAGACGGCCGATCTAGTCGCGCTGGAACGCTCGCCGTGGGAGCACTCCGAGGCGATCGACGAGATCGGCGTCGCGCTAACCGTCGTCGACGGCGACGTGGTCTACGGCGGGTAGCGCTCAGCCCCAGCGTCGTTTTTTATACAGCCCGATCCAAGAGGAAGTATGCCCTTCGGAGTGGTCGATATCACAGTAACGGGCGGACTGGTCCTCCTGTGCGCCGCAGGCATCAAGTACGTCGTCGACAGGCTGTACGAGCGAGTGGCGTGGAGGAACGTCTACGCCCGAGCGGCGATCACCGCGATCCTCGCCGGCGTCGGGGGCGTCGTCGCGGCCTACACGATTCTGGGGACGCTACAGTAGCTCGTCGAACCCGAGCGTCGCAGCCGCCAACCACAGTCAGGTATCTTCCGTGAATACTCCGTTCGTTAGCTCCGAGTGGCGCCACAGGCGTGTTGAAAACAAAATCTTTTCAATACTGTACTCTGAAGTCGCTAGCAATCACTGGTGTCCCACCGTGGCACGAATGGAAACAGCAGACATCGAAACCGACCTCAGCCTCTTCAAGTACGACAACCTCGAACAGCTGCCCGAACAGTACCGGGAGCTGGACGAGGCCGAGCGTTCGGAGCGCATCGAAGCGGCGCTCGACGCGCTCGGCGACGACGTCGTGATCCTCGGGCACAACTACCAGCGCCGGGAGATCGTCGAGCACGCCGACTTCATCGGCGACTCCTACCAGCTCTCGAAGGAGGCCGCGAACGCCGACGCCGAGTACGTGATCTTCGGCGGGGTGACGTTCATGGCCGAGAGCGCCGACATCATCACCGACGACTCCCAGACCGTGATCCTCCCGAGCATGGAGGCGTCCTGCCCGATGGCCGGGATGGCCGAGGCGCTGCAGGTCGACGCCGCGTGGGCCGAGATCACCGACGCCGCGCCCGACGCCGATATTATTCCGATCACGTACATGAACTCCTACGCAGACCTCAAGGCGTTCACCGCCGAGCACGGCGGCGCGGTCTGTACCTCCTCTAACGCGCATCTCGTGTTCGACTGGGCGCTGGAGAAGGGCGACAAGGTGCTGTTCCTTCCGGACAAGCACCTCGGCGAGAACACCGCCCACCGGCTCGGGCTCGAAGACGAGACCGCCGACTGGGACCCCTGGGATCCCGAAGGCAAGGACGCTGCGGAGGTCGCCGAGTCCGACATCATCCTCTGGGACGGCTACTGCCAGGTCCACGAGCGCTTCCGCGAGAGTCACATCGAGGACATCCGCGAGAAGCATCCCGACGCGAACGTCGTCGTCCATCCGGAGTGTCGCCGCGAGGTCGTCGAGGCGGCGGACGTGGTCGGCTCGACCAGCACGATCTGCGAGGTCGTCGAGGAGGCCGATCCGGGCGACCAGTGGGCGATCGGCACCGAGATCCACCTCGCGAACCACCTCGACCGCTGGCACCCCGAGGTGGAGGTGCTGCCGCTCTGTGGCGACGCCTGCATGGACTGCAACGCGATGCGCCAGATCGACCCGAACTACCTGACCTGGGTGCTCGAAGAGCTCGTCGCGGGCCGCGAGCGCAACGTGATCGAGGTCGCGCCCCGCGAAAAGGAACTCGCCGAGGTGGCGATGGACCGCATGCTGGAGCTACAGGGCTGACCGATGAGCGAGGACCACCTCACCGCGGACGTGCTCGTCGTCGGGAGCGGCATCGCGGGCTGTTCGGCCGCGCTCGCCGCCGCGCGCGAGGGCGCCGACGTGCTCGTCGCAACGAAAGCCGAGCGTCCCGAGGACGCCAGTACGGACTGGGCTCAGGGCGGCATCGCGACCTCGCGCGACGACCCCGAGCAGTTCAAGCGCGACGTGATCGAGGCCAGCGCCGGCACCGCCGATCCGGAGGCGGTCGACGTGCTCGTCGAGGACGCCAACGACGCGGTGCGAGACGTACTGCTCGACACGCTCGACGTCGGCTTCGACACGAACGGCGAGGACGCCGACGCGGCGACCGAGGACGACGATAACGCCGACGCGGAGACCGGAGACGGCGCCGAGGACCGGAAGTTCGACTTCGCGCGCGAGGCCGCCCACTCCGAGGAGCGGATCCTCCACGTCGACGCCTCGACGGGAACCCACATCCTCCGGCCGTTCCTGCAGTATCTCGACGACCACGAGCGCGTGACGATTCTCGAAGATACCGCCGCGCTCGACCTGATCGCCCACGAGGGGCGCGTCCACGGCGTCCAGCTCGACCGGACGCCGGCGGGCGAGCGCGCGCCGACGGGCCACCCCGCCTTCGCCGGCGCGACGATCCTCGCGACCGGCGGCGTCGGCTCGCTGTTCCCCCGCTCGACGAACCCGGCGGGCGCGACCGGCGACGGCGTCGCGATGGCCGCGCTGGCGGGCGCCGACGTCGCGGACATGGAGTACGTGCAGTTCCACCCGACCGCGTTCGATCCCGACACCGGTGCCGAGCGCGGCGACGCCGCGGGCGGGGACGGCGACGCGAGCGAGCGCGCGACAACGTTCCTGATCAGCGAGGCCGTCCGCGGTGAGGGCGCCCTGCTGCGGAACGGCGCAGGCGAGCGGTTCATGCCCGAGTACCACGAGGACGCCGAACTCGCCCCGCGCGACGTCGTCGCCCGCGCCGTTCAGGAGGAACGCGAGGCGACCGGAGAGGTTGTGCTGGACGTGAGCCCGCTCGACTTCGAGCGCGAGTTTCCCGACCTCGCCGCGGAGTGCGAGGATCGCGGGGTCGACTGGAGCGAGGGGATCCCGGTCGCGCCCTGCGAGCACTTCCTCTGTGGCGGCGTCGACGTCGACGACCGCGGCCGGACGAGCCTGGATCGCCTGTTCGCGGTCGGCGAGTGCGCGCGCACCGGCGTCCACGGCGCCAACCGGCTGGCCAGCACCAGCCTGCTCGAAGGGCTGGTCTGGGGGCTGCGGGCGGGCGAGGAAGCGGTCGGCGCCGACCCCGAACCGATCGAGGTGCCCGACCTGCTCGACAGCGATCCCGCGCTCCCCGATCGGTTCGCCGGCGAGAAGTTCACGCGCCTGCGCCGGGTGATGGACGAGCGCGTCGGTCTCCGGCGGGATCCCGAGAGGCTCCGCCGCGCGGCCGCCGTGCTCCGGCGGCTCAAGGGCGAGGTCGACGCCTACGTCCGGACGCGAACGGCCAGGGACCTCTACGAGCTTCGCAACGCCAGCGTCACCGCGCTGCTGATCGCGCGGGCGGCCGCCGAGAACCCCGAGTCGGTCGGCTGTCACTACCTCGTGGACGCCGACGGCGAGGCGCCGAACGAACCCGACGCCGAACCGGCGGACGACTGAGATGCCCGTCACCGACCGCCAAGTCGAGCGCTGGCTGCGCGAGGACCTGGGCCACCACGACGTGACCAACGACGTCCCCGACGAGACGACCGGCCGGCTCGTCACGAAGGAACCGGGCGTCCTTGCGGGCGTCGAGGCGGCGACGGCCGTCTTCGAGTACCTCGGCGTCGACGTCGTCAAGGCAGTCGCCGACGGCGACCGAGTCGAGCCGGGCGACGCCGTGCTCCGGGTCGAGGGCGAGTCTCGGGATGTGCTGCGCGCCGAGCGCGTCGCGGTGAACGTCGCCGGCCACGCCGCCGGCGTCGCGACGAAGACGCGCGCGGCGGTCGACGCCGCCAGATCCGAGTCCGACGACGTGGCGATCGCCGCCACGCGAAAGACCACGCCGGGCCTGCGCGGCGTCGAGAAGCGCGCGGTCGTCGCCGGCGGCGGCGACACCCACCGGCTCGACCTCTCCCACATGGTGATGGTGAAGGACAACCACGTCGCCGAGATGGGACTGGAGGAGGCCGTCACGCACTTCCGCGAGAAAGCGTCGTTCGCCACGAAGATCGACGTCGAGGTCGAATCGCCCGAGGACGCGCCGCGGGCCGCCGACGCGGGGGCCGACGTCGTCCTGCTGGACAACATGACGCCCGCCGAGACGCGCGAGGCCGTCGACCTGCTCCGCGAGACCGACCCGGACGTCCTCGCGGAGGCGTCGGGCGGCATCACCGTCGAGACGGTGCCCGAGTACGCCGCGACGGGCGTCGACGTGATCTCGATGGGTGCGCTGACCCACAGCGCGTCGACGCTGGATCTGTCCTTTCGGACGGGGCGTCGGTCCTGACGTCATGACTGGTGTTTGTTACCGTTTGTCACAACCTTCGCCTTTCGCGACAAACAGTACTCGCGGGTACCGCCGGACGCGGCCGGCGATCGCGGCGTCGGCGCGGCGAAACTTACCCCGGCGTCGCGGCGTCCTCTC is drawn from Natronoarchaeum mannanilyticum and contains these coding sequences:
- a CDS encoding amidohydrolase, translating into MTEAADLLLTGAEVHALTDPDRTAEAVAVRDGEIVRVGPEYEVRFLEGVETDVIELDGGVVLPGFIDAHTHVQLLGQYELHADLWGIESRGECLDALRDHAAELDAESEDADSPSDDWVVGFRYDESAWDADRPLTREDLDAVSEDRPVAVFRIDVHSASLNGAALERLRDDLPESDVRTESGDPTGVIVEDALDVLWEHVAPDREDARELLVAAQERAHRLGVTGVHDMVRNTTLPWAYRALDREDCLRLRVRLNYWADHLDAVSEAGLAPGAGSEFVRTGAIKSYTDGAIGSHTARLGEPYDDNPEEHGQWVIEPDELREIVADAAASDFPVAAHAIGDAAIDAALDAFENADAALEDPNRRYRIEHAELADDEQIDRMAAAGVVASAQPNFLQWAGEGGLYDRRLGVERRKRADRFRRWLDAGVPVAFGSDCMPMDPLYGVDQAVNAPTDAQRISVTEALRAYTYGGAFAAGDEDRLGTIEVGKTADLVALERSPWEHSEAIDEIGVALTVVDGDVVYGG
- the nadA gene encoding quinolinate synthase NadA produces the protein MARMETADIETDLSLFKYDNLEQLPEQYRELDEAERSERIEAALDALGDDVVILGHNYQRREIVEHADFIGDSYQLSKEAANADAEYVIFGGVTFMAESADIITDDSQTVILPSMEASCPMAGMAEALQVDAAWAEITDAAPDADIIPITYMNSYADLKAFTAEHGGAVCTSSNAHLVFDWALEKGDKVLFLPDKHLGENTAHRLGLEDETADWDPWDPEGKDAAEVAESDIILWDGYCQVHERFRESHIEDIREKHPDANVVVHPECRREVVEAADVVGSTSTICEVVEEADPGDQWAIGTEIHLANHLDRWHPEVEVLPLCGDACMDCNAMRQIDPNYLTWVLEELVAGRERNVIEVAPREKELAEVAMDRMLELQG
- a CDS encoding L-aspartate oxidase; the protein is MSEDHLTADVLVVGSGIAGCSAALAAAREGADVLVATKAERPEDASTDWAQGGIATSRDDPEQFKRDVIEASAGTADPEAVDVLVEDANDAVRDVLLDTLDVGFDTNGEDADAATEDDDNADAETGDGAEDRKFDFAREAAHSEERILHVDASTGTHILRPFLQYLDDHERVTILEDTAALDLIAHEGRVHGVQLDRTPAGERAPTGHPAFAGATILATGGVGSLFPRSTNPAGATGDGVAMAALAGADVADMEYVQFHPTAFDPDTGAERGDAAGGDGDASERATTFLISEAVRGEGALLRNGAGERFMPEYHEDAELAPRDVVARAVQEEREATGEVVLDVSPLDFEREFPDLAAECEDRGVDWSEGIPVAPCEHFLCGGVDVDDRGRTSLDRLFAVGECARTGVHGANRLASTSLLEGLVWGLRAGEEAVGADPEPIEVPDLLDSDPALPDRFAGEKFTRLRRVMDERVGLRRDPERLRRAAAVLRRLKGEVDAYVRTRTARDLYELRNASVTALLIARAAAENPESVGCHYLVDADGEAPNEPDAEPADD
- the nadC gene encoding carboxylating nicotinate-nucleotide diphosphorylase, whose product is MPVTDRQVERWLREDLGHHDVTNDVPDETTGRLVTKEPGVLAGVEAATAVFEYLGVDVVKAVADGDRVEPGDAVLRVEGESRDVLRAERVAVNVAGHAAGVATKTRAAVDAARSESDDVAIAATRKTTPGLRGVEKRAVVAGGGDTHRLDLSHMVMVKDNHVAEMGLEEAVTHFREKASFATKIDVEVESPEDAPRAADAGADVVLLDNMTPAETREAVDLLRETDPDVLAEASGGITVETVPEYAATGVDVISMGALTHSASTLDLSFRTGRRS